In Sebastes umbrosus isolate fSebUmb1 chromosome 15, fSebUmb1.pri, whole genome shotgun sequence, the genomic window CAAGACTTGGCGACGGCTTGGGGCcgttctgtgtggagtttgcacattctccccgtgttagcgtgggttttctccgggtactcaggtttcctcccacagtccaaagacatgcaggttaattgttgactctaaattgcccgtaggtgtgattgtgagcgtgaatggttgtctgtctctgtgtcagccctgtgatagtctggcgacctgtccagggtgtacacCCTCCAGCCctcccgcgaccctgaataggataagcggttacagatgatggatggatggtatcttaatctggaaaaaaaactttaatattACCATGTGAGCCTAAATTCTAAATTTGCTGGTTGCCACtgtattatattcatattaatgtTTTTAGGCTAAATTATTACATGTAcaatcaaaatcaaaaatgaaaattaGTACCACAGGCCAAATCAAATCTCTACTCACATCCCCGTAGGCATCACACAAGTGGCTAATCGGCATTGTGTTCTGGTACACAGATCCACCTGTTGGGcaagctttattgtcatacaaATGTAAGTATGGGTGGAGTCTGTTCCTGATTACTACCTGCCAGTGGTTCTACCTGTTCCACCTGCTCTCCTCCACCCCCAGCCCTCCCTCGGGTGTCAGCTGATGAGGGATCGGCAGGCCACACGACTGCCTGTCCGTCCGACCTCAATCAGGAGCTGCCCCTATCCACAGATAAAGAAGGAAGCGGGTGGGAGAACCTGTTTATCCTCCGTTCAacttttgctctctctctccactcggAGAGGGAGAAACAGGAGTGAGGTTGTACTTgattttctttgtctgttttttttttttaactcttctCCACTTTGGTAACAGATATTGAAAGTGGCTTCAGGATATTTACTACAGGAAAGCCTTCCCCACTAAATGCACCATGGGGTCTGATGACTCGTACAATTTTGTCTTCAAAGGtgagtcttgtttgtttaagcTGTGATTGTGTGAGAAGAGATCTATTTCTTTAGACGTTAGGGCTGTCAGGTGCAACTGTGGTTGTAAAAACCTGCTCCACTTTCCGgggaagagaggggaggaagtaAAGGAGACATGATGGCTTTCTGTCCATTTGGCTGTAAActatttgacctttgacctattAAAGAAACATCTTACTTAAAAACTATCTtactattattttacatttcctgCTTCATTAAGAGACTGTTAAGTTCTTTGCATGTTATTTAAACCTCCTATGATTTTCAATTCCATTCATTCCAAAGTGAAGCCAGCCACAGAGTGCCACGTtggtgtgatgtcacagtgtctCTGCTGTCTTGTGAGGGTGACAAACAGTCTACATGTGTTAGATGAGATAATTGGATATCGGATTTATCACATTGCAGAAAGTTACAGTTTTGACCAATTAACAGTTCTGTTTTTGAACTTCGTGTGTCATCAATCTAATTAGGAAAAACCTTAACGTGTTAATCAGATAGTGTTACTAATGAATGAATCTCTGCTTCTCCTGTCTGTGCTTGTTAAGTGGTTTTGATAGGGGAGTCTGGCGTAGGAAAGAGCAACCTTCTGTCTCGCTTCACTAAGAATGAGTTCAACCACGACAGTCGCACCACCATCGGTGTCGAGTTCAGCACGCGGACTGTTCAGCTGGACAACTACACCATCAAAGCCCAAATCTGGGACACAGCGGGACTGGAGCGCTACAGGGCTATCACCTCAGCGTGagttcacacacgcacacacacacacacacacggtgttgGCTCACACGAGTGCCAAAATAAGTAACATTCATTTCAGTGCCTGCAATTAACAGTCACACCCCCTTGTGGCAATAATCACACAGATTCCTGTTTGAATAATGACATCTAGCTCATTCATGTTTATCAGGTATTACAGGGGAGCAGTTGGAGCGCTGTTGGTCTACGACATTAGCAAGCACCTGACCTATGAAAGCGCCGATCGATGGTTGAAAGAGCTGTTCGACCATGCGGACCCTCACATCGTGGTCATGCTGGTGGGAAACAAGAGAGACCTGGAAAACCTCAGGACCGTGCCCTCTGAGGAGGGCAAGGACTTTGCAGGTCGGTTAGGAACCGGTTATATGACCGGGTTTTTAAAATCTTCAGGTTTCTTGTGACAATAAAAAGtgtatttaaagctgaagtaggcgagattggagaaaatgtgattaaaaaaagttatttttataaaacgtgaCAGTAGTACTtaaaacaggtaacctgaaaaaaatcttgtgcctctgtgtcctccggtgtcctgcgatgctcctaacggcatctgcaagattttacagagcGAAGGAAAACaggcagtcagagctgatctgatgtccagctgtcgtctatgagagccggctgtcaaccacttgtgaactctgaccaaacggtcaaactaggccgcactgatcaaatatgaatcaatattatgttacgttaatgcctatttctcgcctcaaatgttttcagaatcatcttgtagtgcacggtttaactttaaaatgagaaagtttgtgacgccgccatcattgtgaaatctggtgaaagaACGCCAaattccggtcacatgaccggggcacagccaataggaacgctctctctgaaatgacctgtgattggtcaaagtctcccgatttttttaaagcctgaaaacagagccatgaagaggtgcagaagtctagttttctctcagaacacttgaattacaatatgctgaaaggttatgatggaattgttgcccaatgatgccaaaaatattctgcctactgccactttaatgctcACTATTGTAAATATTGCTCCTTGCTCTCACTCCCTCGGACCAACCCAGAGAAGAGAGGTATCCTGTTCAAGGAGACATCAGCGTTGGACTCCACCAATGTCGAAGATGCTTTCAATGAAGTCCTCATAGGTACGTTCACTCAGCGTGTCGTCAGTACGTCCTCTTTGAACGACTTACTGATCTCtctgtttcattatttttagcGATCCATAAGAAGGTGGCCAGCAGGGAGGTGACCCGTGGCTCCATCTCGGCTGTAACCCTGTCCAACCCCATCGGACCCTACAGCGAGGCACAGGAGGAGCGCAAGAGCTGCTGCAAGAACTCCTAACAGACTTCTGCCCCCCAAAGATCTGCTCCGCCCATCGTTGAATCACGCTTGGCTGTCGTTGAAGCTTAAGCATGACATCATTCACACCCAATTTGAAGAATGAGGTATCTCCTTGACACTTGACACAGTCAGTGTACACACCTCTTTAAATATAAAAGCTCAAAAACAATTGATTAAGatatgcaaaatgaaaaaaaaaaaaaatgttatacagtaaatgtctTGTGGTGGCTAATGGGAGCGTTTTTACTACGGATAGATGTGCAATTTATTCTTATCGTGTTTTTAAAGAGAGGTTGTAAAGTTCTATTGCTTTAATGAAGGAATGCACTGGGATTCACTTGGAATAAATTATTTATGTTATTCTGTCTGCATGTAATTaccacacaaagacatgaattTATTATCTGCATTAGACACATTATCTAAACTAGATGAGGGAATAGGAGAGAGGGCTGATGTGAGATAAAGACAGCGGTGGGAGAAGAACTCAAAACCTTTACTTAAAAGGTACAGTgcgtaacatttcaggggatctattggcataaatggaatataatattcataactatgttttcattggtgtataatcacctgaaactaagaatcgttgtgttttcattagcttagaatgagcccttcatgtctacatagggagcgacctcttcacggagtccgccgtgttgctccaccatgtttctacagtagcccagaatggacaaaccaaactctggctccagagagaacctttcacatttttacgttacctgaaggccaccgtagttctctgacatgcttgtgaaactgcagtaatgtgagccacagagtgcaaaaccgtggtaccgccagccgccgtctgacctccgttgctcctaaagtagtgtcattattgtaaggatgacctctgagcgaggcgaacggcggaggggtactcagttggttgcacctgcaaccacaccactagatgtcgccagaccctacacactgtacctttaagtaaaagtagtgatATTCCAATGTAAAACTACAAtgttactaaagtaaaagtgcaGACGTTTTATCAACAAAATCTAGTCTAGATATAGTCAAAGTGTCAGTACTATTTATGTAGACCGTCCCTATTACGCTATTgtatatattacagtatattgtatgttGTTGCATTAACGTGTAAGCAGTGTTTTAATGTTGGAGTTGGTTGACTTTAGGCAAACTAGGGTAGTTAAATCtataaaaatgcatttgtttatcatatgttttgtatttaaaatctGGACCAGTGACTAGagatgtcaaataaatgttgtggagtaaaaGCTAAATTATTTTCCTCTGAATTTtactggagtaaaagtataacgtagtgtacaagtacctcaaaactgtactttaGCACAGTACTGGAGTAAATTTACATAGTTGCTTTTCACCACTGAATGTGTCAGACGGTatacagcagtggttctcaacctggcgATTGGGATCCCCACAAGGGGTGCAAGAGATGATTACTGATGTATAAAATAATCTGCTACACAATATTATGTACAATTTTGTTTGTTCTTGTGAAATGCAGTATAGTTTTACCTCTTTAGACCTTCAAAAAATATTCAGATGAAACAGTctaaggagaggaggaggtagatATTGCTTCATATGAAGAGGTCACACTCAAAAAACCAATGGGAACACTGCTAATCTAATAAAAGTAGAAGGTGTTGTGTCTCTCCTCAGCCTGTAGATGGCAATGTGGCTGTTGCGTGTTACCATCAGTACTTTGTTGTGCAGTGTATTTGTTCGCCCTCTCCTTTCCTTATTAACTCGAGTACGACTCGTACCACCATTTAATCCCACTGTTCATTCCATTAATGATCATGATATTAAGCTCATGGGGCGCTGCAGTGTTGTCGCCATGGCAGCAACCTCTGATGCCCTCTTGACAAGCTAATCAGTGTGCCCATGAAGTGGAGAATTAATTTACATCTTCCCCACAAATAATAAATCCATCCACAGATCTTATGGTTTTAtatcagtgtatgtgtgtgtgtatgtggatgTAGATGATGTCCGGACTGTGGATGTAATTGGACGGGCTCATATGACATGACTAAGAGAATATAAATCTACAGCGGTGGTAGTTAATGACATTCTGCACAGATAGTGCTCTATCTTTGGCTCACAGATGTGCATGAGCAGCCTTTACtgtggtgtgagtgtgtgtgcatgtgtgtgtgtgtggtgttccCAAGCAAGACGGAGATCATTTTGCTAAAATGAAATGACCACAAATGCTTTTATTAAGTTTCTCTTCTGAAGCTGCAATAGGGAAGGCTCTGCACCGGGCAgtaaatgtttaattatttcctgtgaatgaGGGTGTTTTTATGGGCTGAGTAAAAGCATCTGGTGTAATAATCCACGCAGGCTGAGCAGGCTGCACAGGTTGAAAGCCTGGTCATGATATCTGTAAATCTCTCTCCGTCCTGAGCCTACAGGTAAAGGTTATGTTTGCAAAAATCgtgaaattaaaaaagttttGTTCTTTTGTGAAGATGAGGATAGTTAGATTTTCTCCTACTACTTTACAGATTCTCGCAAATTCCTCCTGGATCTGTGCGTGGACCACTTCGTGACCTCGTCTTAAAGCTCTTTCAGTGGTCGGAAAGACTTGGGTTTAGCACTTCCATGTGGTGGCTATTACCCACATGCTACTTGACATGTGTAGCCTGTAAAAAAAGTGTGTCTGAAACCAGGACTCATATATGGTAAAGTGATGAGTGGTATGGCACCTCTGACCCCAACATGGAGCTGTTCATCTCCCATTTATGAGACCTCTTCCTCCGGCGCGTGTGGGGAATCTTGTCCTCCTAGAGTTTACAGTTGCAGCATCACATCTGTATGGGTATTATTATGACCTTTATGTTCttatgacctttgaccccatGGAACATGGATCTCTTCTGAAACTCCATTCTTTCCATCCATCGTTTCCGTTGCCATGCTGTTTCTCTTCCCTTGGATTCCCGATTTCACAGACTTTTTCCAACTTGGTGTCGGGCTTTACAGAGCTGTTTTCCTGCTGTTTCTTTAtgagtctgtttgtttgtttacatgtgtgATTACCGGAGACTGACAAAAGACCCCACAAACttccattcacatacacacacaagctcaaGCTCTCTTgtcttttatttatctgtttctctctttccatctctaGATTTGTGGTGTTTCCATCTTTAGTCCCGACTTGTTTATCGCAGTTTACAaatcattatatcctgacagcagtgcgtcagacaggtaatctgaaaaagatcatgtgcctccggtgtcctctggtgctcctaatggtatctgcaagatttcacagagctGAGGATCgatattgtgttactgtaatgcttatttctcgcctcaaatgttttcaaaaacatcttatagtgtactgtttagctgtaaaatgagaaagtttgtgacccagcagccatgttgtgatctgttgaggaaataccaagcaccgcccatcagccggagcacagccattAGGAACGCTctatctctctgaaatgacttgtgattggccaatTTTTTCAAAgcgtgaaaacagagccatgaggaggtgcagaagtctagttctctctcaaaacacttgaattacaatatgctgaaaggttattatggaatctttgcccaatgatgactaAAAATGTCCGCCTactgaaattaattaattcatgttccCTGGTTCTCCTTTTACATTTGGTTTAAAACCAAAAAAATTCCAAATAGGAGCATTTGCAGTCTTTCTGCTAACGAAAGCAGACATCTTTCCTGCTGGAGTTACAGTAGGGCTACCTAGGGTTGTACTGAATAGTCccaagcttcgaagcttcattcgtaacgttgacattcaaataattattattattaacttacagaaacactgcATGCAGTAGTCCACCGGTTTCCACGCAGGGCTGGACTGGGAAAAAAATCGCCCAGCCACAAGCCACCAATCACCACAATCAATCACCACCCATCTCCGCACTCTCCTATGTATACAAaccgtgtttgtttgtttgtttacatgtgtgATTACCAGACTGATAAGAACTCCCATTCACATCCACACAAGATCTCAAAAAACATCTGTACTTTCTTGTCTTCTATttatctgtttctctctttgtgaATTTAACTCTCAGCTGCAGAATATCCCTGACACACAGGCTATTATACAGGCTATTCAATGGACAgcaattatatattatataattaagaTTATGTCAGGTCTTGAGCATACCCCTGTCACTGACAGCcagatttattatttgttaccATTGTGTCACAttgggtggtgtgtgtgtgtgggtgtgcgtaCATAAttgtgtctgaatgtgtgtgtgcatacctgCATAATTATGCGCAcgcaaacacaacaacaaaaccaaagtcCAACcacaagagtgtgtgtgacggCCTACATTCCTCCATcgtcctgcatctgtcagtgcACGTCAGCAGAGGACACAAATTTTAAGATTTCCCAGTCagctgacatcatcacataaATAGAATCAAAGTCAATGCACGTTGATTACCATGGTGATGTTGTTATGGCGACCAATCAAAGGGAGAGGTGAGCTGATGGGTGGCTGTGTATTCAGACTCCCCGAAATGcgcagtagagagagagagagagagagagagagctgagaggTGGATTGTTGCCTGGAGGTGATTGCAGAGAAAATGTTAAGAGTGTGTTTTATCACTCCTGCTTGAAGCTTGTTACGAGATTAAAAACAGTTTCCgtaccagtgtgtgtgtacatttgtgtGCCCTCGTGTGTTGTAGCTGTATCACCTCCTCATATACAATTGACTTCTTTAAAAGCCTCTATTTCTGTCATGCTTGGCCGTCCGTACTCAAGGCCCACCTGGGGTCACAGGTTTCCTTTTCCGGCGTACAATTAAACAGTTTGCCAGCGACAAACAGAGCCGAGAGCCCTCCGCATCGGTTCACTTAACATAATATTACATACCTCTGTTGCCATGACAGCCTCAGTGTTTGGTGATGCTAAACGGCTGCAGGTGTAAAGCGATGCAGTGAACTATTATTTGAGTGCTGCTTTCAGCTGAAACCTGAGACCGTAAACGGTGTAGAATAGGATTGTCATTAACATATTATCCCCGGTGAGACAGGTGAGCTCTCCGCTGAGCGTACTAGATATCTGGAGAGTAGGAGGCAGGTCATGTTTTAGTGAGTGAATGGCAACTTTTTCAGTCACATTAGCgtatattatagtgttttatCCACAGTAATAGCGCTTGCTTGGTTTCGTGAAGCTGCATTGACCACAAATCTGCCTACCCAGAAATGTCTGACAGCCAGGCCAACGTTTGCACCCACAAGACACCTGGCCTAAACGTAGAATATGAAACCCCGAGCTTCCAAATGTGGGACTGTGAGAGAAACTTTTCAGCTGCTCCTTccaagggagggagggaaaaaaaggcaataatacCACCCAGCCCCTAAAATGTGCTCTGCTCTTTGTCAGAGGAACACAAAGCGTCTGGCAATACAGTAAGTGACAAAAGGGGCGTTAAATTGAGTAGATATTTCCATGTGTGcatttttctcctcctcagctTTTGTTCCATGTGGCTCGTGGATGGAGGTGCAGTCCAGATGACACCACTCAGAAGCATGAAGCCACCATGGTTATGCTTATACAGATTCACTTCACACATTATCTGTTCCACTGAATCATTTCACTGAGTGGGGGCCTTTGTGTATACCAGGcttttcatttcacttcatGGTTTTGCTGTGTACGTCCTTGTACTGTACTCGTACTGCACTTTCTAATCAGAAATATATTCCCATTTTATGTGCATCGCTAATTCAAATGCTTCCTGgttcagagagtgtgtgtgtgcattttcagGACAGCAGTTGTTGAATTGACAGCCTTCCAGGACTAAATCTCCCTGGAGTTGTCGATTGTGGGAAAACACATGTTGTTGTACACTTTCCTGACACGGGGGGGGAAATCATGCTTGGGCTTAAGGACAAGAAAGTTGAACCAAGGTCACTGCCAAGAGATACAGTGCATCTAATCTCTCTACTGCTGTGTgtgcaacacaaaaacacagatatgAACACACTAGAGTCCTTTGCGGTGTGAGTGAGTGCATGCATGCTTAGCAAACCTGCATAAA contains:
- the LOC119502723 gene encoding ras-related protein Rab-25-like, with protein sequence MGSDDSYNFVFKVVLIGESGVGKSNLLSRFTKNEFNHDSRTTIGVEFSTRTVQLDNYTIKAQIWDTAGLERYRAITSAYYRGAVGALLVYDISKHLTYESADRWLKELFDHADPHIVVMLVGNKRDLENLRTVPSEEGKDFAEKRGILFKETSALDSTNVEDAFNEVLIAIHKKVASREVTRGSISAVTLSNPIGPYSEAQEERKSCCKNS